ACGGTTCTACCAATGTGATAAATCCAAAAACGactcaaaagtaaaaaatgcagcaattgtggCGGAAATCACACAGTAAATTACAGAGGATGCCCAGTATATTCTATATGTTCAGGTCTGAACAATGGTGATTGTCCATCCCTGGTTAATGATTGATAGTGGTACCAAATTTAGCCTGGATAAACTGACGTTAAGGGGCGCTGTTAttatcatattttcttttaattacattttcttttatgaactttacaacaaaattattgtacatatatataGTCGCCATTAGAAAAGAAGTCTATTGTGTTTGCTCGCGAGTTCTATTTTTTCATCATTTgtgaaacaattttatattttaataaaggaaagtaatatttactttactttttcttattgaaaaaaaaatatatattgttattttttttttatattatttactttGGCCAGTTGGGCTTAGTGCTTGGAGGTGTCCACTTTGGAATTTGTTGGGAACCATTTTAGTTGGTCGCTTATTTATTGGTCTAATCGAACCGGATAATTGGATTTTGTTGGTGGAACCCCAAGTTTTAATTTGAAGACAAATCAAGGAAATTTAAGGTGATattgcttttaatttatttttctatattcttcttgtaatattttgtttggataATATTACAAGAAAATACCTCTTGTTAATAAAGCAGTATAAAACAGTATTAACACTGTATGATAAAATAGTTCATTATACTGCATTATCGACAAAcgagtttttaattttacaactcTGTTTTATCAATCACATTGTGGCCATTTGAGCAGCTGATTTATTTTGACGTCTGCTTTTGGtgtattttcttaatttgtttattttgttgtgttCGCAAATTTATTacgaacattttttaattaattaaataatataatttaaataataattaatgaaattaaaatttaacagcaacgtaaattttatttaatataaaagtggAAGTGTGTGCAGAATTAATTATATTGCTGAAATTAATACGCCGCGGCGCGACGGTCAACAAATCAAAGGAATTTGGAAAACTATACCAAAGTGAAAACTAAATTGTTCGGCTATTTCTTTGTGaccattttaaagaaataaagtggaatttaaaggaaattgataataaacaattttttttatattgtttgttaaaaCAGAGTTGCCAgtgagtttttttgtttttaaagaaaaaatttaatttatttaaacaaaactctgttttaacaaacaatataaaaaaaattgtttattatcaatttcctttaaattccactttatttctttaaaatggtCACAAAGAAATAGCCGAACAATTTAGTTTTCACTTTGGTATAGTTTTTCAAATTCCTTTGATTTGTTGACCGTCGCGCCGCGGCGTATTAATTTCAGCAATATAATTAATTCTGCACAAATATAacacttttatattaaataaaatttacgttgctgttaaattttaatttcattaattattatttaaattatattatttaattaattaaaaaatgttcgtAATAAATTTGCGaacacaacaaaataaacaaattaagaaaatacaCCAAAAGCAGACGTCAAAATAAATCAGCTGCTCAAATGGCCACAATGTGATTGATAAAACAgagttgtaaaattaaaaactcgTTTGTCGATAATGCAGTATAATGAACTATTTTATCATACAGTGTTAATACTGTTAATACTGGCCaaagtaaataatataaaaaaaaataacaatatatatttttttttcaataagaaaaagtaaagtaaatattactttcctttattaaaatataaaattgtttcacAAATGATGAAAAAATAGAACTCGCGAGCAAACACAATAGACTTCTTTTCTAATGGCGGTAAGAACAACGACtatatatatgtacaataattttgttgtaaagttcataaaagaaaatgtaattaaaagaaaatatgataaTAACAGCGCCCCTTAACGTCAGTTTATCCAGGCTAAATTTGGTACCACTATCAATCATTAACCAGGGATGGACAATCACCATTGTTCAGACCTGAACATCCCGGCCTCCTTGCAGTAATGCAATCCGAATCCAAATCGCTATATTTCCTAATAATagagaaagagaaaaaaaaagaaaagaaactcGCCATCCAAAAAATTCATTAGGAGctccatttattttttaataaaattcaaaatataaaaataattaacaactTATCCATAAAATGTGAACACCAAAAGCTAACTACTCCATTGTAGCCACCAGTCTCACGAAGGCCATAGTAATAATAAATAGaactaaaaaaagtaaacaaaaattaaaattccaaaattagaTTAGGTATCATGGTTAAACTCATTGTCAAAAAACAAATACTCCCATACAAAGTTTATGGAGCACAAGATCCAGATATTATATAtccaaaaatagaaaattgaGCTAATGGTTTGCCAAATGATCCACCAACAACACCGTTTCTTATTATCCGGGGATAAACATCAGCACCCAGCGTAATTTGCACTTcagcagcaacataaaattgagGATCAGCCAACTGTAGTCCAGGAAACTCTTCTACTATCCTCCCATCGACCGTTTTTCGTGGAACCATGACCAAATGTTTGCGCCGGACTTCAGCATGAGTTTCCACTGTGGCACTAATTCCATGATTTCCACGAAAAGTAATCAGGCACCTCTCTTTGCTTCCCACTCGAACTGTTTTTGTTCCCAAACGACGAACAACTTCCTCTGATATAATAGAGCATTCTGCCCCGGGATCAATCAAAACGCGCTCCGTCACATATCTGTCCCCTGATACCATTTGTATGACTGCTGTTGGTCTCAACATTACCATCTCATTTATTTGGTAAACTGGCaaagacattttattttgttcgcCAATTCTCTTCTTTATAGACCTTTCTTTAGCTTTACAGTTCCTCGAGTTACTCGGAACTAGAGCTCGAGACGTACTAGGTCTCTCACTCTCTCGATCACTGGACGAACGAGGTCCCCTGGTTGAGATCTGGGACGAACTAGGTCCACTACTCTTTGGGCGAGAAGACGAACTAGGTCCCCTTTGTAAACGCTTgacctttttgtttttattatgggAAGACGAACGTGGTCTTGTCCCTGGTTTATGAAGAAGCGTGTGATGCATATCTCCACAGCGTTTACATGCCCCAGTACTTTGACAAGTACGCCAGGTGTGATCATGGCTTAAGCATCCAGCGCAGTACTTATATATGGAGACAAGCCTCATCCTCTCGTTGTAGTCTACTTGTCGAAATTTCGAGCAGAAGCGAAGAGGGTGATCTTCAAGGCAGACTCGGCAAACCATTTTGTTGGTACTACGATTACCACTTCTATATTTCTTTGGAGAAACCATGATACTGCAAAAAACTATTCGTAAAGAAATAATCTAATAAGTTGGAAGAACTACAAGCTTCACAACTGGTCTGGTAACTAAGCCACGCGCAGTTTTTAATTCTACAACTCTGACGTGACCATCTTTACCAATGTGGACTTTTTGTACTCGACCTAAACGCCATTCGTTTGTCGGTAAATTGTCCTCACGAATAACAACCATATCaccaatttcaatatttctttgcataaatttccatttgtgACGCTTTTGTAAGTCCTTTAAATATTCATCTTTCCACCTCATACATAATCTTTGATTTATAGCTTTAACTCTTTGCCATCGATTTATAATAGACACAGGAGCTTCCGAAATTTCAAGCTCTGGTGGAGCTAACAACGGGCCGCCAATCAGAAAATGACCCGGTGTGAGAACGTCCAAACAATCTGCACTCTCACTTAATGGACACAACGGTCTCGAGTTAAGGCACGATTCAATACGAGCCAACAATGTTGAAAATTCCTCGAAAGTGTACTTCAAACCGCCAGCAATTCTGCGAAAATGGTATTTGAAGCTTTTTACCCCTGCCTCCCAAAGACCCCCCATATGAGGTGCGCTAGCGGGATTAAAATGCCAATGTAGGCCTTGAGGTGCATATCCCACGTTTACTTCTGAACCTATGTCCCGAAGAAAACTGCgaaattcagtttttaattctcTAGAAGCACCCACAAAATTAGTTCCATTATCCGAGTATACATCTTTCGGATAACCGCGGCGTGACACGAATCTAGAAAATGCCGCTAAGAAAGCAGGAGTGGACAAACTACTAACTGCTTCCAAGTGAATTGCTTTGGTAGCGAAACAAACAAATACGCATACGTAACCTTTCGTTATCAAACATGCGCGACCAGTATAATTTCGAATATCAAAAGGTCCTGCAAAATCTACACCAGTGATATTAAATGGACGAGAAATTATTGTGCGAGACATAGGTAAAGCGGCCATAATCTGATTTTGTATAGCCTTTTTTTGTATGGTACAAATTTTACAACGCCCTATAACggatttaatcaaatttttcgCTCGAGGAATAAAATATTCTGTCCTTAGGACTCTCAGCATTAATTGATTCCCTCCGTGCAGtgtaattttatgaataaaattaacaagCAGTATAGTCAAATGACAATCCGAAGGCAACAAAATAGGAAATTTCTCATTATAAGATAAATTTGGTGTATTCGCCAAACGACCTCCAACTCTAATAATACCCTTTTCATCTATGAAAGGATTCAAATTCAATAATTTGCTACCAAGAATAGGCTCTTTTCTTGATAACTTATAATATTCGTTGGAAAACAAGGCTTTCTGAGCAATTATCATCAGTCTTTCCTTAACTGAGTTCATTTCTTCTGATGTGATTTCTATTGACGTATAACGTGGcccttttattttaaaaattgcatttattcCTCGCATTACATACGCCATTACCCGTATTGCTCGAGGATAAGACGAGAAATTTTCAATCAAATCACAATAagacttaaaatataaaaaaaataccttttgaaCTCTTTGCTCCTCATTAGTACCGAAGTCCTTATCCAAATACGCTTCCCAAAGAACAGAATCTGAGCAAAGCCATGACGGACCGTGCCACCAAAGATTATTTTCAACTAAGTCTTGAGGTCGAACACCTCTACTCAACAAATCTGCAGGATTGTCACTAGAACTAACATGTCTCCAGCAATCTTTTCCAATTTTCTCTACTATTTTTGACACTCTATTGGCCACGAAGGTTGTCCAAGAACTCGGAGGTTTCTGTAACCATGCCAGAACAATCATGGAATCACTCCaagtaaaaacttttgttctattttcatcaaaattcaAATCTTTTCTAACAGTATCAAGCAAATCAGCCAATAGCGACGCGCCACAAAGTTCCAATCTTGGTAAGGAAATTGTTTTCAAAGGAGCTACCTTTGACTTAGCTAACAATAAGTGAGTCTGAACAGAACCATCTTCATCTTCTAGGCGAACATAAACGCAAGCACCATATGCTTTTTCAGATGCGTCAGAAAAACCGTGTACTTGTAATTTGGTTGAAGGTTTAAATCCAACCCAACGACATATTCGTATATTATCTATGGACCCATAGTCCCTAAGAAATTGATTCCATTTTAGACCACTTGCCTCGGATAAATATTCATCCCAATCAGTTTTGTCGCTCCAAACTTGTTGCATCAAAATCTTTGCAATTATAACAACAGGACCCAACCAACCTGCTGGATCAAATAGCTGAGCAATTATAGACAAAACTTCtcttttggtaaatttttcctTCAGAGTGATCGGAGctgttacaaaataaaattgatcaaCCTTAGCGTTCCATCTTACTCCCAAAGTTTTAGCTGTACTCTCATCatctattttcaaaaaatcttcCCTTAACAAATGATCTCTTGGTAACCCTTGCAAAATTCGTTCATCGTTAGATGTCCATTTTCTCATTGAGAATCCTGCTGACGATAATGCCAATATTAATTGATCACGAGCCGTAATCGCCAAAGAGATTTCATGTGTCCCCACCAAAGCATCATCTACGTACATCATGCGACGTAAAATTTTAGAAGCCCATGGTAATTTCTCCTCTACGTCATCTGCTAACTGAAGCAGAGTCCTAATTGCCAAAAAGGGAGCACAGTTGAGACCAAATGTGACAGTCTTTAATTCGAAATCTTTCAAATCGCTATTAGGGTTATTCCGAAAAACAATTCTTTGAAAAGCGGTTTGTTTAGGATCTAAAAGTATCTGACgatacatttttacaatatcCCCGTTAAAGACATATCGATAAAACCTCCATCTGATAATCAACAACATCAGATCATTCTGTAAGATTGGTCCTGTATACAACATGTCATTCAGACTTAACCCCGAAGAAGTTCGACTTGAGGCATTAAAAACCACTCTGACTTTAGTGGAAGAACTTTCAGGTTTGAAAACCGCATGATGTGGTAGATAATATGATGTAGAAACATCTGTCTCATCAACCTGAATCATGTGACCTAGTTCTTCATATTCCGACAAAACATTATCATAAACTGATTTAAGTTCAGGATTCTTTAAAAGAGAAATCTCATTCCTC
The nucleotide sequence above comes from Calliphora vicina chromosome 1, idCalVici1.1, whole genome shotgun sequence. Encoded proteins:
- the LOC135950272 gene encoding uncharacterized protein LOC135950272 — its product is MSLPVYQINEMVMLRPTAVIQMVSGDRYVTERVLIDPGAECSIISEEVVRRLGTKTVRVGSKERCLITFRGNHGISATVETHAEVRRKHLVMVPRKTVDGRIVEEFPGLQLADPQFYVAAEVQITLGADVYPRIIRNGVVGGSFGKPLAQFSIFGYIISGSCAP
- the LOC135950281 gene encoding uncharacterized protein LOC135950281, with the translated sequence MKLKFNSNNGRKSNSLVKFERLAALLLEFEGDFLEVSKGDQTTISVDLQKEEFKVLWEKVRVSYETFATNNTIVDSEEDCEAAKYLYKECRLAYITIAAQICELSQSFINKPVLSSTQCNVGSNSASNTVVNRPTSHILNLPPCKIEVFKGDYKSWPTFRDMFTAIYINCEELTDVQRLCYLRQFTSLEAQDIVSDSDWTNEGFNVAWENLVDTYENKRILVNNQLKQLYSLTPVKTECAKDIKRLQREIKNCISVLTLNGVDISGWDAIFVFFCSINLPVLSLSLWEQSVKNKKEIPKWSDLDGFLKARFQSLETVFDLRHFENTDIGRFNSGSSSNKTLNKFENRAGIKTGSSNNSTGTKVKSYQAKATRRSCPLCSKDHLIRFCSKFVNMNPEERFLAVKRHNLCINCLIEGHKLQTCKSNFSCSVCKLKHNSMLHREVSESSPTANSSSSQNSGQTAQPSTSVQNCFAATSKHILLGTAMVNIICRGDIFTARAIIDPGSQSSFISEKLQRKLNLPTRSTNIEISSLNNADPGRAVKECEFTLGSVVNNGFKLEMSALILPKLTGKLPNKSVDISNLRSSLNIPLADPNFGTSRPIDILIGSDFYPKIMIDGSRQKIFGNLMGHETYFGWVLIGSLADKSETSSNICSFYTKISLDKQLEKFWELEEPPQVSRLTPEDKYCEEFYKKTTIRNSDGRYEVSLPFKPQFMVDKQLGPSREKASRQFLRNEISLLKNPELKSVYDNVLSEYEELGHMIQVDETDVSTSYYLPHHAVFKPESSSTKVRVVFNASSRTSSGLSLNDMLYTGPILQNDLMLLIIRWRFYRYVFNGDIVKMYRQILLDPKQTAFQRIVFRNNPNSDLKDFELKTVTFGLNCAPFLAIRTLLQLADDVEEKLPWASKILRRMMYVDDALVGTHEISLAITARDQLILALSSAGFSMRKWTSNDERILQGLPRDHLLREDFLKIDDESTAKTLGVRWNAKVDQFYFVTAPITLKEKFTKREVLSIIAQLFDPAGWLGPVVIIAKILMQQVWSDKTDWDEYLSEASGLKWNQFLRDYGSIDNIRICRWVGFKPSTKLQVHGFSDASEKAYGACVYVRLEDEDGSVQTHLLLAKSKVAPLKTISLPRLELCGASLLADLLDTVRKDLNFDENRTKVFTWSDSMIVLAWLQKPPSSWTTFVANRVSKIVEKIGKDCWRHVSSSDNPADLLSRGVRPQDLVENNLWWHGPSWLCSDSVLWEAYLDKDFGTNEEQRVQKVFFLYFKSYCDLIENFSSYPRAIRVMAYVMRGINAIFKIKGPRYTSIEITSEEMNSVKERLMIIAQKALFSNEYYKLSRKEPILGSKLLNLNPFIDEKGIIRVGGRLANTPNLSYNEKFPILLPSDCHLTILLVNFIHKITLHGGNQLMLRVLRTEYFIPRAKNLIKSVIGRCKICTIQKKAIQNQIMAALPMSRTIISRPFNITGVDFAGPFDIRNYTGRACLITKGYVCVFVCFATKAIHLEAVSSLSTPAFLAAFSRFVSRRGYPKDVYSDNGTNFVGASRELKTEFRSFLRDIGSEVNVGYAPQGLHWHFNPASAPHMGGLWEAGVKSFKYHFRRIAGGLKYTFEEFSTLLARIESCLNSRPLCPLSESADCLDVLTPGHFLIGGPLLAPPELEISEAPVSIINRWQRVKAINQRLCMRWKDEYLKDLQKRHKWKFMQRNIEIGDMVVIREDNLPTNEWRLGRVQKVHIGKDGHVRVVELKTARGLVTRPVVKLVVLPTY